A DNA window from [Chlorobium] sp. 445 contains the following coding sequences:
- a CDS encoding iron-sulfur cluster carrier protein ApbC, which produces MATITERQIVDALRNVIEPDLGKDLISLNMVKNIKIDAQNNVSFTVVLTTPACPLKDLIKNACTNAIRHFVKEAQNVEIEMTANVTSANPMAAQVANPNHPLSRVKNLIAVASGKGGVGKSTVAVNLSVALAKTGAKVGLIDADIYGPSIPTMFGLKNEKPAILGKTIVPIEKYGVKLMSIGFLVDQKTAVVWRGPMVSSALRQFMTDVEWNELDYLLFDLPPGTGDIQLTLVQAAPLTGAVVVTTPQDVALADVVKAVAMFEQVKVPVLGVLENMSYYALPDGSKEYIFGQGGGARLAAEHNLPFLGEIPLSKDVREGGDEGVPIVIRNPESMQARLFMESAEKLAQQIAIKNAGIGAAKLEIEI; this is translated from the coding sequence ATGGCAACCATCACAGAACGGCAAATTGTGGATGCACTGCGCAATGTGATTGAGCCCGACTTGGGCAAAGATCTCATCTCGCTCAACATGGTAAAAAACATCAAAATCGATGCGCAGAACAATGTGTCATTTACAGTGGTGCTAACCACGCCGGCATGTCCACTCAAAGACCTCATCAAAAACGCTTGCACCAATGCCATTCGGCATTTTGTCAAAGAGGCGCAGAATGTGGAGATTGAAATGACCGCTAACGTAACCAGTGCCAATCCCATGGCAGCACAAGTAGCAAACCCGAACCATCCGCTCAGCCGCGTCAAGAATTTGATTGCAGTTGCATCAGGCAAAGGCGGCGTAGGCAAGTCGACCGTAGCAGTGAATCTTTCCGTCGCACTTGCAAAAACAGGAGCAAAAGTTGGCTTAATTGATGCCGATATTTATGGTCCTTCGATCCCAACCATGTTTGGCTTGAAAAATGAAAAGCCGGCGATCTTGGGTAAAACCATTGTACCGATTGAAAAATACGGCGTCAAGTTGATGTCAATCGGGTTCTTGGTCGATCAAAAAACGGCGGTAGTCTGGCGCGGTCCTATGGTCTCATCGGCGTTGCGTCAATTTATGACTGATGTCGAATGGAACGAACTTGATTATCTGCTTTTTGATTTACCGCCGGGCACAGGAGATATTCAACTGACGCTTGTACAAGCTGCACCACTCACAGGTGCCGTTGTTGTAACCACGCCACAAGATGTGGCACTAGCGGATGTTGTCAAAGCCGTTGCGATGTTCGAGCAAGTCAAAGTGCCAGTGCTAGGCGTGTTAGAAAATATGAGTTACTACGCACTCCCTGATGGCAGCAAAGAATATATCTTTGGACAAGGCGGCGGTGCAAGACTTGCCGCAGAACACAACCTGCCCTTCTTAGGCGAAATTCCGCTGAGCAAAGATGTGCGCGAAGGTGGTGATGAAGGTGTTCCAATCGTAATCCGCAATCCTGAATCTATGCAAGCCCGACTCTTCATGGAGTCCGCAGAGAAATTAGCACAGCAGATTGCAATTAAGAACGCCGGCATTGGTGCAGCAAAACTCGAAATCGAAATCTGA